A window of Garra rufa chromosome 16, GarRuf1.0, whole genome shotgun sequence contains these coding sequences:
- the hdac3 gene encoding histone deacetylase 3: MTNRTAYFYDPDVGNFHYGAGHPMKPHRLSLTHSLVLHYGLYKKMMVFKPYKASQHDMCRFHSEDYIDFLQKVSPNNMQGFTKSLNAFNVGDDCPVFPGLFEFCSRYTGASLQGATQLNHKICDIAINWAGGLHHAKKFEASGFCYVNDIVISILELLKYHPRVLYIDIDIHHGDGVQEAFYLTDRVMTVSFHKYGNYFFPGTGDMYEVGAESGRYYCLNVPLRDGIDDQSYRQLFQPVIKQVVDFYQPTCIVLQCGADSLGCDRLGCFNLSIRGHGECVEFVKSFKIPLLVLGGGGYTVRNVARCWTYETSLLVDESISDELPYSEYFEYFAPDFTLHPDVSTRIENQNSRQYLEQIRQTVFENLKMLNHAPSVQIHDVPSDLLSYERPDEADPDERGSEENFSRPEAANEFYDGDHDNDKESDVEI; the protein is encoded by the exons ATGACGAACCGAACGGCGTACTTCTACGACCCAGACGTGGGGAACTTTCATTACG GAGCTGGACACCCAATGAAGCCTCACCGGCTGTCTCTCACACACAGTCTGGTGCTGCATTATGGACTCTACAAGAAGATGATG GTGTTCAAACCATACAAAGCGTCTCAGCACGACATGTGCCGCTTCCACTCCGAGGATTACATCGACTTCCTGCAGAAGGTCAGTCCAAACAACATGCAGGGCTTCACCAAGAGCCTCAACGCCTTCAACGTAGGAGACGACTG TCCTGTTTTTCCAGGTCTGTTTGAGTTTTGTTcgagatatacaggtgcttctttGCAAGGAGCGACTCAGTTAAATCACAAG ATATGTGACATTGCCATAAACTGGGCTGGAGGTTTACATCACGCAAAAAAGTTCGAG GCATCTGGATTTTGCTATGTGAATGACATTGTCATCAGTATTCTTGAACTTTTGAA GTATCATCCACGCGTGCTCTACATTGACATTGATATTCATCATGGTGATGGTGTACAGGAAGCCTTTTATCTCACAGACAGAGTCATGACCGTGTCCTTCCACAAATATGGGAACTACTTTTTCCCAGGAACTG GTGATATGTATGAGGTGGGAGCTGAGAGCGGCCGCTACTACTGCCTGAATGTGCCGCTGCGAGATGGTATAGATGACCAGA GTTACAGACAGCTGTTTCAGCCGGTTATCAAGCAGGTGGTGGACTTCTATCAGCCCACCTGTATTGTTCTTCAG TGTGGAGCAGATTCTCTGGGCTGTGATCGACTAGGATGCTTCAACCTCAGCATACGAGGACATGG AGAGTGTGTGGAGTTTGTGAAGAGCTTCAAAATCCCGCTGCTTGTTCTGGGTGGAGGAGGATACACGGTCCGAAACGTTGCTAGATGTTG GACATATGAAACATCTCTGCTAGTGGACGAGTCCATTAGTGATGAACTGCCATATAGCG AATACTTTGAATATTTTGCTCCAGATTTCACACTTCATCCAGATGTCAGCACAAGGATAGAAAACCAAAATTCTAGACAA TATTTGGAGCAGATTCGTCAAACAGTGTTTGAGAACTTGAAGATGTTGAATCACGCACCAAGCGTCCAGATCCATGACGTTCCCTCTGATTTGTTAAGCTATGAGCGACCAGACGAGGCTGATCCTGATGAGAGAGGATCAGAAGAAAACTTCTCTAG GCCTGAAGCAGCGAATGAGTTTTATGATGGTGACCATGATAATGATAAAGAAAGTGATGTGGAGATCTGA